A region of Lichenibacterium dinghuense DNA encodes the following proteins:
- a CDS encoding MutS-related protein codes for MQALLLHPDRDFDWDRPDPPGTGDLVRDLALTTLVDAMAKGDERLRDAARAVLLAGTPDLATIRHRQEVLRDAIARPEVIRELYGLTVDAIEAERKGGIGALFRSPSMVLTRAVELMGVLSGFLRRLRAVADREGTAFRSAGLATLFSMLRRELDERYLAGVDRTLNRLTFPGGVLMSARLGPGNAGQDYTLRRADLRRDRLARLVGRAPEGYDFTLAPRDESGARALAELRDRGVAVASGAVARSTEHVIGFFRALRSELAFYVGALNLHEALAAAGSPTCFPEAKPPGDRALSADGLCDPCLALGLGHGIVGNALEADGRDLVIVTGANRGGKSTFLRSLGLAALMMRCGLFVAARSFASEVPERVFTHWRREEDASLRSGKFDEELARMSAIADALVPNALVLFNESFAATNEREGSEVARQIVAALLARGIRVAFVTHQYALARAFRDRGGRATLFLRAARGENGTRSFVVTEGEPLRTSYGPDLFAAVFQPLAPAVEPEPARAGQ; via the coding sequence ATGCAGGCCCTGCTGCTCCACCCCGACCGCGACTTCGACTGGGACCGCCCGGACCCTCCCGGGACCGGCGATCTCGTCCGCGACCTCGCGCTGACCACCCTCGTCGACGCGATGGCCAAGGGTGACGAGCGCCTGCGCGATGCGGCGCGTGCCGTGCTGCTCGCCGGTACCCCCGATCTCGCCACCATCCGGCACCGCCAGGAAGTGCTGCGCGACGCCATCGCCCGCCCAGAGGTGATCCGGGAGCTCTACGGGCTGACCGTCGACGCCATCGAGGCCGAGCGCAAGGGCGGCATCGGCGCCCTCTTCCGCTCGCCTTCCATGGTGCTGACCCGCGCCGTCGAGCTGATGGGCGTGCTCTCGGGCTTCCTCCGGCGCCTGCGTGCCGTGGCGGACCGGGAAGGCACCGCTTTCCGCTCGGCGGGACTCGCCACCCTGTTCTCGATGCTGCGCCGCGAGCTCGACGAGCGTTACCTCGCCGGAGTCGACCGCACCCTGAATCGCCTGACCTTTCCGGGCGGCGTACTGATGAGCGCACGCCTCGGCCCGGGCAACGCCGGGCAGGATTACACCCTGCGCCGGGCCGACCTGCGCCGGGACCGTCTGGCGCGGCTCGTCGGCCGCGCCCCCGAGGGCTACGACTTCACGCTCGCGCCGCGCGACGAGAGCGGGGCACGCGCGCTGGCCGAGCTGCGCGATCGCGGCGTGGCGGTCGCGAGCGGCGCCGTCGCGCGCTCGACCGAGCACGTCATCGGCTTCTTCCGCGCGCTGCGCTCCGAACTCGCTTTCTACGTCGGCGCGCTGAACCTCCACGAGGCGCTCGCGGCAGCAGGCAGCCCGACCTGCTTTCCGGAGGCGAAGCCGCCCGGCGACCGCGCGCTCTCGGCCGATGGCCTGTGCGATCCCTGCCTGGCCCTCGGGCTCGGGCACGGGATCGTCGGCAACGCGCTGGAGGCGGACGGTCGCGACCTCGTCATCGTCACGGGCGCCAACCGGGGCGGCAAGTCGACCTTCCTGCGCAGCCTCGGTCTCGCCGCTCTGATGATGCGCTGCGGCCTGTTCGTGGCGGCGCGGTCCTTCGCGAGCGAGGTACCGGAGCGCGTCTTCACGCACTGGCGCCGCGAGGAGGACGCCTCGCTCCGCAGTGGCAAGTTCGACGAGGAGCTCGCGCGCATGTCGGCCATCGCCGACGCGCTGGTCCCCAACGCGCTGGTGCTGTTTAACGAGTCCTTCGCCGCCACCAACGAGCGGGAGGGCTCGGAGGTGGCCCGCCAGATCGTGGCGGCGCTGCTGGCCCGTGGCATCCGGGTCGCCTTCGTGACACACCAATATGCCCTCGCGCGCGCCTTCCGGGACCGCGGCGGGCGTGCGACCCTGTTTCTCCGCGCGGCGCGGGGTGAGAACGGGACGCGCTCCTTCGTTGTGACGGAGGGCGAGCCGCTGCGGACGAGCTACGGTCCGGATCTCTTCGCCGCCGTATTCCAGCCCCTGGCGCCCGCGGTAGAACCCGAACCGGCACGGGCCGGACAGTGA
- a CDS encoding LysR substrate-binding domain-containing protein gives MTLEQLRIFVAVAERCHVTRAAEALNMAQSAVSAAVSALEGRHGATLFHRVGRGIALTEAGALFLGEARAVLARAEAAERVLAELSGLKRGTLNVYASQTIASYWLPRHLVAFRRTHPGIDLRLRIGNTAEVAAGVREGAADIGFVEGHVDDPALLAEEVARDRLVVVVAPGHPWAERPAVAPDAWPDSDWVLRERGSGTRSIFEAAAVAAGVLERLPIACELPSNEAVRGAVEAGLGATALSASVAAPSIEAGLLVQVGSPLPERAFTALRHRDRYRSRAEEAFLDVMRGRGAAP, from the coding sequence ATGACACTGGAACAGCTCCGCATCTTCGTGGCCGTGGCGGAACGCTGCCACGTCACCCGCGCCGCCGAGGCGCTCAACATGGCGCAGTCGGCCGTCAGCGCGGCCGTCTCGGCCCTCGAAGGCCGGCACGGGGCCACGCTGTTCCACCGCGTCGGGCGCGGCATCGCGCTCACCGAGGCGGGCGCGCTCTTTCTTGGCGAGGCCCGCGCCGTGCTGGCCCGCGCCGAGGCGGCCGAGCGCGTGCTAGCCGAGCTGAGCGGGCTCAAGCGCGGCACGCTCAACGTCTACGCGAGTCAGACGATCGCGAGCTATTGGCTGCCGCGCCACCTCGTCGCCTTTCGCCGGACCCACCCGGGCATCGACCTGCGCCTGCGGATCGGCAACACCGCCGAGGTGGCGGCGGGTGTCCGGGAGGGAGCCGCCGATATCGGCTTCGTCGAGGGCCATGTCGACGACCCCGCGCTGCTCGCCGAGGAGGTCGCGCGCGACCGGCTCGTGGTGGTCGTGGCCCCCGGTCACCCCTGGGCCGAACGGCCGGCCGTGGCGCCGGACGCCTGGCCGGACAGCGATTGGGTGCTGCGCGAGCGCGGCTCGGGCACGCGCTCGATCTTCGAGGCCGCCGCCGTCGCGGCCGGCGTGCTGGAACGCCTGCCGATCGCCTGCGAGCTGCCGTCCAACGAGGCCGTGCGGGGCGCCGTCGAGGCCGGTCTCGGCGCGACGGCGCTCTCGGCCTCTGTGGCGGCGCCGTCGATCGAGGCGGGATTGCTGGTGCAGGTCGGCTCGCCGCTGCCGGAGCGCGCCTTCACGGCGCTGCGCCACCGCGACCGCTACCGCAGCCGCGCCGAGGAGGCCTTCCTCGACGTGATGCGTGGGCGGGGGGCGGCCCCGTGA
- a CDS encoding low affinity iron permease family protein: MNRLFATTSTWIANAAGRPAVFALAFAVVLLWSVAGPALGFSDTWQLIMNTVSSVVTFLMVFLIQNAQNRDSEAMHAKLDTLLAALVAADNRYIGIERMTDREIEAIRARFGPKPCPDPEA, from the coding sequence ATGAACCGTCTCTTCGCCACCACGTCGACCTGGATCGCCAATGCGGCGGGGCGCCCGGCGGTGTTCGCGCTCGCCTTCGCGGTCGTCCTGCTGTGGTCCGTCGCTGGACCCGCCCTCGGCTTCTCCGACACGTGGCAGCTCATCATGAACACGGTCAGCAGCGTCGTCACGTTCCTGATGGTGTTCCTGATCCAGAACGCCCAGAACCGCGACAGCGAGGCCATGCACGCCAAGCTCGACACGCTGCTGGCCGCGCTGGTGGCGGCCGACAACCGATACATCGGCATCGAGCGCATGACCGATCGTGAGATCGAGGCGATCAGGGCGCGCTTCGGCCCGAAGCCGTGCCCCGACCCGGAAGCGTGA